From the genome of Candidatus Eremiobacteraceae bacterium:
TCGACGCGATGAAGGGCGAGATGCTCGAAGTGCTGCGACGCTATTTGGAGATCGACGAGCGCGGCATGGATGTTCATTTTGAAAATGCCGAGCGCCAGTTCGCGTTGCTGGCGACCATTCCGGTGCGCGAAGTACGGACGCACGACGCGATCGCCCTCGCGCGGCTGCCCGCGGCGCAACCGGCCGGCGTGCTCGAAAACGGGCGGGCGAATTCCGATCCGGTGGATCCCTCGGGCTCGTCCGAACCGATTCGTCCGCCCCAGCGCCGCCGCCGCCGGAGACGCCCGCGAGCCGCAAGTCCGGCCGCGCCGCAGCCCGAGTTGCCTTCCGACCAGATTGAGGGGTCGCCGCCGCCGCCCGGATAAGAGTCGGACATGCTCGAGCGTCCATGGTACCAGTCGCTCAACTACGTGATGGCTGCCGTGGCGATCGCGCTTGCGGCTATGGGCCTGATGGTGATCAAAAGCGCGACGCTGCACGCCAGCGACGCGCGCACCGATTTCGATCACCAAGTGGCTTACCTCATTGTCGGCGTGATCGCGATGGCGGCGATGACGTTCACCGACTATCATCTGTGGCAACGCTTCGCGTGGCCGGTCTACGCAGCGAATCTCCTGATGTTGGCAGCCGTTCTCGCGGCCGGCC
Proteins encoded in this window:
- a CDS encoding cell division topological specificity factor MinE — its product is DAMKGEMLEVLRRYLEIDERGMDVHFENAERQFALLATIPVREVRTHDAIALARLPAAQPAGVLENGRANSDPVDPSGSSEPIRPPQRRRRRRRPRAASPAAPQPELPSDQIEGSPPPPG